From the genome of Primulina eburnea isolate SZY01 chromosome 12, ASM2296580v1, whole genome shotgun sequence, one region includes:
- the LOC140807967 gene encoding bidirectional sugar transporter SWEET1-like, with protein MSKDKALHLVFGVFGNATGLFLFLSPVVTFKRIVTKRSTEQFSGIPYVMTLLNCLLSTWYGLPFISKNNFLVSAINGTGAAIESIYVLIFLVFAPKKEKAKILGLLCCVLSVFSVVALVSVFAIHDAKKRKNLCGFAATIFSIIIGWC; from the exons ATGAGTAAAGATAAGGCCCTGCATTTGGTGTTTGgagtttttg GGAATGCTACTGGATTGTTTCTCTTCCTGTCACCCGT AGTGACATTTAAGAGGATCGTCACGAAAAGATCAACCGAGCAATTCTCCGGCATTCCTTATGTCATGACTTTACTCAACTGCTTACTCTCAACTTG GTATGGGCTTCCTTTCATATCAAAAAACAACTTCTTAGTGTCTGCGATCAACGGCACTGGAGCCGCGATAGAGTCGATATATGTGTTGATATTCCTTGTATTTGCGCCCAAGAAGGAGAAGGCCAAGATTTTAGGGCTGTTGTGCTGTGTTCTCTCTGTGTTCTCAGTTGTCGCTTTGGTTTCGGTCTTCGCCATTCACGACGCCAAAAAAAGGAAGAATCTATGTGGTTTTGCTGCCACCATTTTCTCCATAATAAT AGGATGGTGTTAA
- the LOC140807618 gene encoding LOW QUALITY PROTEIN: serine carboxypeptidase-like 42 (The sequence of the model RefSeq protein was modified relative to this genomic sequence to represent the inferred CDS: deleted 1 base in 1 codon) yields MGLPLKYIPAELAVAVVVVGLVFGGCIGFPEEDLVGKLPGQPVVKFRQYAGYVDVDMKKGRSLFYYFVEAEEDPDHKPLTLWLNGGPGCSSMGGGAFTELGPFFPRGDGRSLRINSKSWFVASNLLFVESPAGVGWSYSNTSSDYTTGDASTAYDMHMFMMGWYKKFPTFKTRDLFLTGESYAGHYIPQLAVLLLDHNKHSTEQKFNIKGIAIGNPLLKLDRDVPATYEFFWSHGMISDEIGLAIMNDCEFEDYTFATPHNVSKSCDNAITEANKIVGDYINNYDVILDVCYPSIVQQELRLRKMATKISLGVDVCMTYERRFYFNLPEVQKALHANRTNLPYAWSMCSSVLNYTETDGNIDILPLLKRIIQNHIPVWIFSGDQDSVVPLLGSRTLVRELAHDLRFKVTVPYGAWFHNKQVGGWATEYGNLLTFATVRGAAHMVPYAQPSRALHLFSSFVRGRRLPNTTRPSIDG; encoded by the exons ATGGGATTGCCGTTGAAGTACATTCCGGCGGAGTTGGCGGTGGCGGTGGTAGTTGTGGGATTGGTGTTTGGTGGTTGTATTGGCTTTCCGGAGGAGGATCTGGTTGGGAAATTGCCCGGTCAACCGGTGGTGAAGTTTAGGCAGTATGCAGGGTATGTAGATGTGGATATGAAGAAAGGAAGGAGTTTGTTTTACTACTTCGTGGAAGCTGAAGAGGATCCTGATCACAAACCTCTCACCCTTTGGCTTAATGGAG GCCCGGGTTGCTCATCCATGGGCGGCGGTGCTTTCACAGAACTGGGGCCTTTCTTTCCTAGAGGCGATGGTCGAAGTCTCCGAATAAACTCGAAGTCATG GTTTGTAGCGTCGAATCTCCTTTTTGTCGAGTCT CCTGCCGGTGTTGGATGGTCATACTCGAATACAAGCTCAGACTACACTACTGGTGATGCGTCCACAG CATATGATATGCACATGTTCATGATGGGATGGTACAAGAAGTTTCCAACATTCAAAACCCGAGATTTATTCCTGACCGGAGAAAGTTATGCAG GGCATTACATTCCTCAATTAGCGGTCTTGCTTCTGGACCATAACAAACATTCTACAGAGCAAAAGTTCAACATTAAAGGGATAGCA ATTGGCAATCCACTGCTTAAACTTGATCGTGATGTCCCAGCCACGTATGAGTTCTTTTGGTCGCACGGGATGATTTCTGATGAAATAGGCCTTGCCATCATGAACGACTGTGAGTTTGAGGATTACACTTTTGCTACTCCACACAATGTCTCCAAATCCTGCGACAATGCCATAACCGAAGCAAATAAAATCGTTGgtgattatataaataattacgATGTTATTCTTGATGTATGCTATCCATCCATAGTCCAGCAAGAGCTAAGACTCCGAAAGATG GCTACAAAGATTAGCCTTGGAGTAGATGTGTGCATGACCTACGAAAGGCGATTTTACTTTAACCTTCCAGAGGTTCAGAAGGCTCTACATGCTAATCGGACCAATCTACCGTATGCATGGTCTATGTGCAGCAG TGTTCTTAACTATACTGAGACAGATGGAAACATTGACATTCTGCCTTTGCTAAAGAGGATCATTCAGAACCATATTCCCGTTTGGATTTTCAG TGGAGATCAAGATTCAGTAGTCCCATTACTTGGTTCCCGGACACTTGTACGCGAGCTTGCCCACGATCTACGGTTCAAGGTTACAGTCCCGTATGGAGCTTGGTTCCATAACAAACAG GTGGGAGGTTGGGCTACTGAGTATGGAAACTTGCTAACTTTTGCTACAGTTAGAGGTGCAGCACACATGGTACCCTATGCACAGCCTTCAAGAGCTCTGCATCTGTTTAGTTCGTTTGTTCGGGGACGTAGATTGCCTAACACTACGCGTCCTTCCATTGATGGCTGA